The window CAGGGAGGGAGGGGTGCTGTCAGAGAGATAACAGACTTTATTCTTAAGGCAAAAGGCCTCTGGACAGGGTTGTTCGATGCATACTTTGAAACTTAACCTGCCTACGATCCTGACACTGAGCAGGATCGTTCTTATTCCCTTCTTCGTCTTGACCGTCTATAACCATCCGGTGATCGGCGCACTGGTATTCAGTATCGCCTCGATCACGGATTTTCTTGACGGCTATCTAGCAAGGCGCTCCGGACAGATCACCAAGTTCGGCATCATCATGGACCCTCTTGCAGACAAGTTCCTTGTCATATCGGCTCTCATCGTACTTGTTGACATGGAACGAGTGTCGGCTTTCGTTGCGATCATACTTATTGTACGGGATTTTCTGGTAACAGGCTTGCGGGTTGTTGCGCTTTCAAAAGACATTGTAATCCCGGCAGAAATGGGCGGCAAGCTCAAAACTACCGCTCAGATCACGTCAGTCCTCTGTCTGATACTCGTGGGCAGCGTCTTTGACAACCTCCCCCTGGACCTCTATGACATTGGTCTGGCATTTATCTGGATCGCTGTTGTGCTGTCCGTTACCTCAGGCGTGCAATACACAATCTCGTTCTGGAGAAAAGTGTGAAACTCGCCTTTTTGTCTCTTGCCGCTTTTCTGATCGGCTCCATACCGGTCGGTCAGATTATTGCCGGGAGACGTGGTATAGATCTGCAGAAAATTGGCAGCGGCAATATCGGCGCCACAAATGTCCTCCGCACTACCGGGAAACTGCCGGCGCTCTTCACGCTGATAGGGGATTTTGCCAAAGGAATGCTTGTCGTCCTGCTGGCGAGGTTTTTTGATGTCGGAATATTGCATCAGGGCGCCATAGGGATTATTGCCGTGCTCGGTCATAACTTCTCAATATTCCTGAAATTTAAAGGAGGAAAGGGGGTCGCAACCAGTCTCGGAGTCCTCAGTATCTATGCTCCACTTGC of the Nitrospirota bacterium genome contains:
- the pgsA gene encoding CDP-diacylglycerol--glycerol-3-phosphate 3-phosphatidyltransferase, which codes for MHTLKLNLPTILTLSRIVLIPFFVLTVYNHPVIGALVFSIASITDFLDGYLARRSGQITKFGIIMDPLADKFLVISALIVLVDMERVSAFVAIILIVRDFLVTGLRVVALSKDIVIPAEMGGKLKTTAQITSVLCLILVGSVFDNLPLDLYDIGLAFIWIAVVLSVTSGVQYTISFWRKV
- the plsY gene encoding glycerol-3-phosphate 1-O-acyltransferase PlsY, with translation MKLAFLSLAAFLIGSIPVGQIIAGRRGIDLQKIGSGNIGATNVLRTTGKLPALFTLIGDFAKGMLVVLLARFFDVGILHQGAIGIIAVLGHNFSIFLKFKGGKGVATSLGVLSIYAPLAALVTAILWLLTLALTRYSSLGAVISFCSLPLSIALLDTQEKLPIAIIMSIILLVRHRDNIRRLIAGTESRVGGKA